CATTCTGGCAACAAGGTCTGATTTATTCATTTGTGAATCACCTCCTTTATTAACTGTCTCGAGCTTTAACACATCTAAAACCTTTGTCAAGCATTATTTTTAATTTTTTTTATTTTTATTTTCCAGAGGATACAATAGATTAGAGATGATATTAGCTGTAACTCCCTGATAAACAATAACTTAACGCTAAAGACACGGCCGTAAGGATTTTTGAGTAGGTATAGATTATTTTAAAATAATATTTTATTAAAAAAGTTGCAAAATAGATTTTAAATTGTATTTTATATCAAATGCAAGGGATAAATAAAAATAGTTTTTGGGTCTGGGGTGGGATAACTGTAGTTGTGCTGTTTTGGCTTTTTATTGCGATTCAAGCAGGAACTCAATCCGGTAAACATTGGCATTTTATTAAAAGAGCGGTTACTATAGATACCTTAATAACGCAGGATTCCATTATTATTCCTGTTTCAATGGAAGAGGTTTTGCTTAAACATCCGATATTCTCAACCGAAGGCGTTCTCCTGCATTTCAAAGTTGAAAAAACTGAAATAAATTTTGGAACAAATGAACAAAATATCTATATTAATGGATTGCTTATTATGTCCGGGGACAGAGAAATAATAACAAATCTTATAGAACAAATTTTATCGAAGAGTTCAGACAAATCTTGTTTTTTTGTTGCAAAAGGACTTGCTCAGGATGAAGAAAAAAAATGGATAGATTTTTTAATTAATAATGGAGTAAGGCAAATATTGATTCCTAAAGTTTTACCGGAACAAAACGACAAACAGATTAGTTAGAAGTCCGACCTTATGTTTTGGGCGTGTTTGGAGTAGGAGTTGTTCTCGGGGAGGGAGTGCTTTTTACGTACACATACTCAATCTTCAAATTATGTCTGTCAAAAACGGCAAGCTCGAATTCTTTGTTCATTCCCATAGCATCGGTTGGGCAGGAATCCACGCACTGTGCGCAGTGCACACAACGGTCATTGTGAATTGTCATCTTGAATTTCTTTTCGGTTTCTGATACGGGAACGATTTCTATTGCTTCTGCAGGACAATCACGGACACAAGCTTTACACACAATGCATTTCTCAGGATATAAAACAGGCGTTCCTCTGAAGCCTTCGGGGGCTACTAACTTCTGAAAGGGGTAATCAACCGTAGCAGTTTTTCTAAATAAATGTTTTAATAACTCCGGTAAAAAAGCAAGTATTTGTATTTTCATCTTAGAAATCCTTTTAAGATTATAACGATAAATATTTGAAGTACGGCTAATGGCGCCAAATAATGCCAGCTAAAACTTACCATCTGGTCTATACGGATTCTTGAACATGCTGCTCTCATAGCAGACAATAGGAAAATAATAACCATTGTCTTTATGACAAAATTCAATAGTCCCCACCATAATCCCCCGGGAAAACCGCCCATAAATACAGTGGCAATTAGTCCCGCTCCTACGACCATTTCTATATCCGATAATAACCTGAAGAAAGCTAATTTCTTACCCGAATATTCCGTAAAAACTCCTCCAACGATTTCGGTCTCTGCATGAGGTATATCAAACGGTACTCTTTCGAGTTTTGCCTGTAAGGTGATAACGGCAATACAAAAGCCTAGTATATTCGCTAACAACAGGAAAGGATTCGCCTGATAAAAAGCTGCTATTTCAGATAAACGCCAGGAATCAGCCAGAATTGCAGGACTTAAAAGCGCAAGCAATAAAGGCACTTCATATCCAAAAAGCATTGTCAGAACACGAACCGCGCCTATCGTAGCAAAAAAGTTAGTTGAATGCCATCCTGCAAGAAAGAAAATCAAAGTTGGCAAGCTTAACAAGAAAGCAACTACTATCAAGTCTCCCGGGAAAGAATTAAAAGAAACCTTTGTGCAATAATGCCATACCGGTAAATATAAAGCTGCAGTGCACACAATTGCAAGTCCGAATACAGGTAATGCGGAGAATATTGATTTATCAGCTTTTTCGGGAACAATGTCTTCCTTAAATAAAAGTTTGATTATATCTGCTATCGGCTGCAGAATTCCGGATTGCCCTGTATGCATAGGCCCCATACGATTTTGGAATCTTGCGTAAAGTTTTCTGTCAAACCACTCGCAAAAAGTAGAATAGATTAACAAAAATAATAATCCCGGGTATACAAAAAGATATAACAAAGTTTTTAAGATATCCATAATTAACTCTTTCTTCTGATTTTTTGCAGTTGTTTGGCTATACTAATCGGTTCTGGTTTGTTACCGCATTTTTTATATTGTACGGAAGCTAATTTTTTTAAATCGCTAAAACTTACCACACTTGCTTCGCCATTTTTTACATTAACAAGCTCTACCATTCTCTCAGCACAACATATGCAAGGGTCAATCGCCGCAAATATTAAAGGAATATCCGCAATAAAACATCCTTTCAACATCTCAACTGTAGCAGGATAATTGGCTAAAGTCGGAGCTCTGACTTTTAACCTTTCCGGTTTATCGGTGCCGTTGCTTTTGATGTAATGAAGATTTTCTCCTCGGGGTGCTTCGTATCTGCTAACAACTTCGTTTTCCTTAACCCTTCTCGGGGCTTTTACTGCTATATCGCCCGCAGGTAAATTTTTAAGCATAAACTCTATCATTTTATAACATTCAAATAATTCATTAACTCTTACCACAACCCTACCAAAAACATCTCCTGTATCGGCAGTGCACACTTCAAAAGGAATCTCGTTATAAACTGCATAAGGGTCATCTTTGCGGACATCACTCTTTACGTTAGAAGCACGTAAAGTAGGCCCTACCGCACATAAAGAAAGCGCCAGCTCTTTTGATAATTTGCCGACCCCTTTAATCCTTGCAACAAAAGTTGGTTCTGTTGTTCCTATATCAGTATAATATTCCGTTCTTTGTTTTAATAAACCCAACGAATCAAGAATTGTTTGTTTTTGTGCTTCTGAAATATCTCTTCTTACTCCGCCAAAAGTATTTATTGCATAATGAACACGGTTGCCGGAAATGCTTTCAAGAATGTCCATAACTATTTCACGGTCTCTCCATGTGTACATAAAGAAAGTGTCAAACCCGGCTTCGTGACCCGCAACGCCGAGCCATAACAAGTGACTATGGACTCTTTCTATTTCCGCAACCAATGTTCTTATGTATAAACCTCTTCTCGGAGGTTCTATTTCCATAAGTTTTTCTACGCCCTGCGCAAAGCAGGTCGTGTGAGAGTGTGAGCATATTCCACAAATTCTTTCCGTGAGGTATAAGTTTTGTATGTAAGACCTTTCTTCCGCCATTTTTTCCATTCCACGATGATTGTAGCCAAGACGAACATCAACATGTTTTACCACTTCCCCGTCAAAAGTCATACGCAAACTTATCGGTTCTTTAAGAG
The nucleotide sequence above comes from bacterium. Encoded proteins:
- a CDS encoding NADH-quinone oxidoreductase subunit I, with translation MKIQILAFLPELLKHLFRKTATVDYPFQKLVAPEGFRGTPVLYPEKCIVCKACVRDCPAEAIEIVPVSETEKKFKMTIHNDRCVHCAQCVDSCPTDAMGMNKEFELAVFDRHNLKIEYVYVKSTPSPRTTPTPNTPKT
- a CDS encoding complex I subunit 1 family protein, whose protein sequence is MDILKTLLYLFVYPGLLFLLIYSTFCEWFDRKLYARFQNRMGPMHTGQSGILQPIADIIKLLFKEDIVPEKADKSIFSALPVFGLAIVCTAALYLPVWHYCTKVSFNSFPGDLIVVAFLLSLPTLIFFLAGWHSTNFFATIGAVRVLTMLFGYEVPLLLALLSPAILADSWRLSEIAAFYQANPFLLLANILGFCIAVITLQAKLERVPFDIPHAETEIVGGVFTEYSGKKLAFFRLLSDIEMVVGAGLIATVFMGGFPGGLWWGLLNFVIKTMVIIFLLSAMRAACSRIRIDQMVSFSWHYLAPLAVLQIFIVIILKGFLR
- a CDS encoding nickel-dependent hydrogenase large subunit — encoded protein: MEEFTVPIGPQHPALKEPISLRMTFDGEVVKHVDVRLGYNHRGMEKMAEERSYIQNLYLTERICGICSHSHTTCFAQGVEKLMEIEPPRRGLYIRTLVAEIERVHSHLLWLGVAGHEAGFDTFFMYTWRDREIVMDILESISGNRVHYAINTFGGVRRDISEAQKQTILDSLGLLKQRTEYYTDIGTTEPTFVARIKGVGKLSKELALSLCAVGPTLRASNVKSDVRKDDPYAVYNEIPFEVCTADTGDVFGRVVVRVNELFECYKMIEFMLKNLPAGDIAVKAPRRVKENEVVSRYEAPRGENLHYIKSNGTDKPERLKVRAPTLANYPATVEMLKGCFIADIPLIFAAIDPCICCAERMVELVNVKNGEASVVSFSDLKKLASVQYKKCGNKPEPISIAKQLQKIRRKS